A region of Solibacillus isronensis DNA encodes the following proteins:
- a CDS encoding CAP domain-containing protein: MKKLILPFCAVILFATQAPVANASSNATEGGKSTATSNHIQLANDYNIKLNNFYKFVKTTPQNWTGIKKPASTEVNKETTKEADKEVIKETNKEVSKEVEKEPTNVVNNETPKAPTTSQTPATQSKTDQAPAQEQKETTATDQILAIEEKVVALTNAERAKNGLSALQIDRPLMAAAREKSQDMKDKNYFSHTSPTFGSPFDRLKALGIAYKSAGENIAKGQKSPEEVVQAWMNSEGHRANILNKDFTHIGVGYVQGGNIWTQQFIKK, translated from the coding sequence ATGAAAAAATTAATTCTACCATTTTGTGCAGTAATACTTTTTGCAACTCAAGCACCCGTTGCGAATGCAAGTTCAAATGCAACTGAAGGGGGCAAATCAACAGCAACTTCAAATCACATTCAATTAGCGAATGACTATAATATAAAACTTAACAATTTCTATAAATTTGTAAAAACGACACCTCAAAATTGGACAGGTATTAAAAAACCAGCTTCAACAGAAGTAAACAAAGAGACTACTAAAGAGGCTGATAAAGAAGTTATTAAGGAAACAAACAAAGAGGTTAGCAAGGAAGTAGAAAAAGAGCCAACAAATGTTGTAAACAACGAAACTCCAAAAGCTCCTACAACGTCACAAACACCTGCTACACAATCTAAAACTGATCAGGCACCAGCTCAAGAACAAAAAGAAACGACAGCTACTGATCAAATCTTAGCGATCGAAGAAAAAGTTGTTGCATTAACGAACGCAGAACGTGCTAAAAACGGTTTAAGTGCATTACAAATCGACCGCCCATTAATGGCAGCAGCACGTGAGAAATCTCAAGATATGAAAGATAAAAACTACTTCTCGCATACATCACCAACATTCGGCAGCCCGTTTGACCGTTTGAAAGCATTAGGTATTGCTTATAAATCTGCCGGTGAAAACATCGCCAAAGGTCAAAAATCACCTGAAGAGGTTGTACAAGCATGGATGAATTCAGAAGGTCACCGAGCAAATATTTTAAATAAAGACTTCACTCATATTGGCGTAGGCTATGTGCAGGGCGGTAATATTTGGACACAACAATTTATTAAAAAATAA